The window TTACTAGAAGGCAGTGATGTCAGCTTGATTGCTTGTGGTGTGATGGTTTATCGCGCGCTTGAAGCAGCCAAAGAACTTGCCAAACAAGGTATCAAAGCAGAAGTAATTAATATGGCAACTATCAAACCACTAGACAATGCTGCAATCATCAAAACTGCAACGAAGACTGGTAGAGTGATTACGCTTGAAGAGCACAATGTAATTGGTGGGCTCGGAGATGCTGTTGCAGCAGTAATCTCTGAAGAAGTAGATACTAAAGTCAAGTTCAAACGCATGGGCATTGAAGACAAATTTGGACAATCAGGAGATGGAATGGCTCTACTAGATCATTACGGCTTAGCTGTCAGTGACATAGTTGTAGAAGCTACACGTCAATGCAAAGCATAAGCAAAATCATATTTTGTTACGCCTTACTCTGCCTCAGCAACTTCGTTGAGCTGCCGTTTTGGGCTTTCTCTGGTGATAGCTTAGTAGTTTATGATTATCGCCTTCTTTATATAACTTGTTTTATTCTTAGTCTTGCTTTCAAAAACAACTATGCCTTTATCGCTTCTTGCCTCTATATCATTTCAGGTTTAGCCGGCTTACCAATATTTGCTTTTGGTGGCGGCATAGAATATATTTTTGAACCAAGCTTTGGTTATATTCTAGGACTTTTAGTTATTAGTTTATTAGCTTTTTATAGCAAAATACACATCCCAGAAATTGGCGTGCGCACATTCAGAGACAAAAGCATACTGCCCTTGATGTCTATTGTCTTTGCACATGCGCTGGGCTTGATTTACCTATTAGGCACTCAGAGATTGGATTTAGACCACTTTGCCAGCATGACTTTATATCAGATATTTTATGACTTGTTTATAGCTCATCTTGTTATAATTATTCTATGAACCAAACCATAGCAAGACCTACAACTAACAAAATCGGACTCAAGATCCTCAAGCTAGATCCAGCAGTAGAAACACCATTCTACGGCTCAAGTGAATCAGCGGGTTTTGATCTGCGTGCTTTTATTCCTCAGCAGCAGGAAGTCACTATCAAAGCCAACGGCGGTCGTGCCAAAATAGAAACCGGGCTCAAGTTCGTTACTCCAATTGGTTTTGAAGTGCAAATTAGACCAAGATCTGGACTCGCGTTCAAGCATGGTATCTCTTTAACTAACACGCCGGGTACTATTGATTCGGATTATCGCGGTGAGATTCAAATCCTTATGATCAACCATGGTAACGAAGACTTTGTCGTTAAACACGGCGAGCGTATTGCTCAAGCAGTTATTGCACCTGTGTGGCAAGCGGAGTTTGAAGAAATCTCTGAATTACCAAGTGAAGAGAATAATGATAGAGGTACTGGTGGATTTGGTAGTACTGGGGTTAAGTAATCTAAATTAATTCAACTTCGCAATAACGTCATCAATCTTAGACTTATCCACTGAACCAACAAGTTGTTCAACGGGCTTACCGCCCTTAAAAAAGATCAAGTTAGGAATAGAGTTGATTCTAAATTTAACAGCTGATTCCGGGTTATCGTCAGTGTTTAATTTAACTACTTTGACTTTACCAGCATACTCTTCGGCAATTTTGTCGACAGTAGGAGCAAGTGCTCTGCAAGGCCCGCACCATGGTGCCCAAAAATCTACCATTACTGGGATATCTGATTGCAATACTTCTGCTTCAAAATTACTATCTGTTACTTCTGCTGTCATACTGTTAATTATAACATTGCTATAGGTGGCGGGCGTGTAAACGCCGATGGTGGTTATGCCACTACATAGACTTGCTGACTAAGCAGGGCAGAAAGCCCGTAAGCAGTTCGCTCTACGCGAACTTGACGGACGACTATACATAGATGTCAATAATCAATCCCTGCAACTCCCCCAGTGAATCAACAAGCGCAAGCTCAGCTTGCTCAGTAGCAAATAACTCCTCTGCCAAAGCATCAAGCTTGGAATCAACAATCTCTATACGCTGAAAATGATCGTCCTTACTTTGAGAATCGTAAGCATGATCGCGAATATCTGTAAGAAAATCTTTCAAGTCTTTAACGTAAGACTTGACGCTTGAATCAAGAGGATGATGCAAAACAACAACACCTTTGGCGCGAAGACCTGCCAAACGATCTTGCATTGCTTCAAGCTCAGGTTTGGATTTAAGTTTGGGCTCGGTAACTGCCTTTAATCTCTCTAAGAAATTAGGTTTTTTGACTGTCTTCGTGATAGTTTCTGCCAATTTAGCTGAATCGGCCACCTTAGAGTCTAGGTCAGTAGCAGCATCCTTGGCACTGGGCCTTTGGAAAGCATCAAGGGAATTATTGCCAATTCCGGATATCGCATTAAGTGACATATAAACAATTTCCCCAAAAAAACAAGGCTTTGGACTAATCTATATGTACGATTTCTTAAGGAAAGAACCTGTTTCGAAAGAAAGTTTCGATCTACAGGTCGCTCAAAAAAAGCTAGCAACCGCGCGGAATGCGCGTTTGCCTTTGGAGATAATTCCGACTTTAAAACAAGTCTAATAGGCCAGTAGGAGTGGGTTTTTCAGTGAATCCTTAACCTAAATACTAAAAAACCATGTATATCAGTTAAATAACAGCCTAGATTTGCTAAGATTTTGTGCTTATGGCAATCGAATTACAAATCAAACCCAGAGAAAACAAGAAAGCTAAGGCTCTTCGCAGAGAGGGGCAAATCCCAGCAACAATTTATGGACCAGAAATTGAGCCAATAAATCTACAACTTGGGGCCAAAGATTTTTCGCAACTACCTTATGCTGATTACACACACCTTATTGATCTTAAAGATGGTGGAGCAGGACATGAAGTACTAATTAAAGACATCCAAAGAAATTTCGTTAGTCGTGATGTTCAAAGTATTCAGTTTTACAAAGTTAAACGTGGACACAAAGTTACAACTAGAATTGCATTTAAGTTTGTTGGTGTTTCACCAGCTGTCAAACTTGGTGCTGACTTCATTATCGGTCACAAAGAAGCTCACGTTCGTTGTCTTCCAAAAAATATTCCTTATTCAATTGATATTGATATTTCTGTTCTTAAACAAGATGGAGATCACATTACCTTTAATGACCTCAACCTTGATCCAGCAGTTTTAGAACTTCTTGATCCTGGTAAAGAGATTGTTTGCAAAGCTCAAGCCAAACGTACAGATCACACTATCGAAGCTGCTCCTGCTGAGGTTGCTGCTCCTGCTGAAGTTGCTGAAGCCAAAAAAGCTGACGCTTAATTCCATTTCAACAACAAGTCCCAAAATACTTACGTTAATTTATGACAACAAGTCTTCATATCGATATAGACCTAGAACAACAATTTCTGGATTTATATCAGCAGCTCAATCCTGCCCAAAAAGAAGCTGTTGATAGTACCGAAGGTCCGGTCATGGTTATTGCCGGTCCTGGCACTGGCAAAACTCAAATTCTTGCGATGCGCATTGCCAACATATTGCGCAATCCAGATTTGCAAATTAGTCCACAGAATATTCTGGCGCTGACATTTACAGAAAGCGCCGTTACTGCCATGCGCAACCGCTTGATTAGTATCATTGGCACTGATGCTTATTACGTACGCATTCACACCTTTCATTCATTTTGTAATGAAGTGATCAAGGAAAATCCAGAAAAGTTTTTTACCATTAATCCAATCTCAGATCTTGAGCGCATCCAAATCTTCAATAAAATCATTGATAAGTTGGATCCAAATAGTCCTGTCAAGCCATTTGGTGATCCCTACTTATATCGAGGAGACTTGAGCAATCTCGTACAAATACTCAAGCGTGAATCGATTGATGTTATTGCACTCAAAGATGCTATTCAAAGACTCGAAAGCTTTCTTGGTAGAAACTCTGAACTCATTGAAGACTTTATTGCAAGAAACGCGCGCACTATTAAAGAAGAGGATTGTAATCTATTGCTAGAGCAGCTTTATGTGGCAAATCAAAACTCCGAATTCACAAAATTGATTCAGGAATACTACCAGAACGCAGATAGGATTACAACTTTTAAAAATAATCTC of the Cyanobacteriota bacterium genome contains:
- a CDS encoding biotin transporter BioY; the encoded protein is MQSISKIIFCYALLCLSNFVELPFWAFSGDSLVVYDYRLLYITCFILSLAFKNNYAFIASCLYIISGLAGLPIFAFGGGIEYIFEPSFGYILGLLVISLLAFYSKIHIPEIGVRTFRDKSILPLMSIVFAHALGLIYLLGTQRLDLDHFASMTLYQIFYDLFIAHLVIIIL
- the dut gene encoding dUTP diphosphatase, producing MNQTIARPTTNKIGLKILKLDPAVETPFYGSSESAGFDLRAFIPQQQEVTIKANGGRAKIETGLKFVTPIGFEVQIRPRSGLAFKHGISLTNTPGTIDSDYRGEIQILMINHGNEDFVVKHGERIAQAVIAPVWQAEFEEISELPSEENNDRGTGGFGSTGVK
- the trxA gene encoding thioredoxin, which translates into the protein MTAEVTDSNFEAEVLQSDIPVMVDFWAPWCGPCRALAPTVDKIAEEYAGKVKVVKLNTDDNPESAVKFRINSIPNLIFFKGGKPVEQLVGSVDKSKIDDVIAKLN
- a CDS encoding DUF327 family protein; translation: MSLNAISGIGNNSLDAFQRPSAKDAATDLDSKVADSAKLAETITKTVKKPNFLERLKAVTEPKLKSKPELEAMQDRLAGLRAKGVVVLHHPLDSSVKSYVKDLKDFLTDIRDHAYDSQSKDDHFQRIEIVDSKLDALAEELFATEQAELALVDSLGELQGLIIDIYV
- a CDS encoding 50S ribosomal protein L25; this translates as MAIELQIKPRENKKAKALRREGQIPATIYGPEIEPINLQLGAKDFSQLPYADYTHLIDLKDGGAGHEVLIKDIQRNFVSRDVQSIQFYKVKRGHKVTTRIAFKFVGVSPAVKLGADFIIGHKEAHVRCLPKNIPYSIDIDISVLKQDGDHITFNDLNLDPAVLELLDPGKEIVCKAQAKRTDHTIEAAPAEVAAPAEVAEAKKADA